The following proteins are co-located in the Triticum aestivum cultivar Chinese Spring chromosome 1A, IWGSC CS RefSeq v2.1, whole genome shotgun sequence genome:
- the LOC123149092 gene encoding protein piccolo-like, with amino-acid sequence MAMKMDLKMIIVCSVVGSLGVLSAILGFSAEGTKLTILDVYEGIGVCLKPQNPAFGLGVCAAIFLAIAQIIFAALGGCCGCCKPRAIPSQSKRVIGVICAVFSWIVAAVAFGMLVAEAAANAPGTRETSASGYCYIPLDGIFAGGAALTLVATALGITSYVMLRTQPATVAETAAPKEGEQVPAGAAEISTGQPQFPPQPPQGQAPPAPPSYLQYSAPPQGQPYDQAPYPPPPAQGYGAHAPNQQQQFPPPPAEGYGAHAPNQQQPPPPKGHEQQ; translated from the exons ATGGCCATGAAAATGGATCTGAAGATGATCATCGTGTGCTCGGTCGTCGGCTCTCTCGGGGTGCTGAGTGCCATCCTGGGGTTCTCTGCCGAGGGCACCAAGCTCACT ATTTTGGACGTGTACGAGGGTATCGGGGTGTGCCTGAAACCGCAGAACCCCGCGTTCGGGCTCGGGGTGTGCGCGGCCATCTTCCTGGCCATAGCCCAGATCATCTTCGCGGCCCTCGGCGGCTGCTGCGGCTGCTGCAAGCCCCGCGCCATCCCCTCCCAGAGCAAACGGGTCATCGGCGTCATCTGCGCCGTCTTCTCATG gattGTGGCGGCGGTCGCCTTTGGGATGCTGGTGGCAGAAGCGGCCGCGAACGCCCCCGGGACGCGTGAAACGTCAGCGTCCGGCTATTGCTACATCCCCCTAGACGGCATCTTCGCCGGCGGCGCCGCGCTCACGCTCGTCGCCACGGCCCTCGGGATCACCTCCTACGTCATGCTCCGCACGCAGCCTGCCACTGTTGCCGAGACCGCCGCGCCCAAGGAAGGCGAGCAGGTGCCGGCGGGCGCCGCCGAGATCTCGACGGGGCAGCCGCAGTTCCCGCCGCAGCCTCCCCAGGGGcaggcgccgcccgcgccgccgagcTACCTGCAGTACTCTGCACCGCCCCAGGGGCAGCCGTACGACCAAGCGCCCTACCCGCCTCCTCCGGCACAGGGCTATGGAGCGCACGCACCCAACCAGCAGCAACAGTTTCCCCCTCCTCCCGCAGAAGGCTACGGAGCGCACGCGCCAAACCAGCAGCAACCCCCTCCTCCTAAAGGACACGAACAGCAATAA